CCGGTATTTATCAGCGCCAAAAATGTTTGTGCCGGCTGTCCCAAATTTAAAAAGCAGTCCTTTGCGTCTTTGCGTTAAGCTGTTAAAGCATTAAATTCCTCCTTCTAACTTTCCCGAAGCTTTGCTAACCCGGATGCTACGCTCGTTCCCGGAAAACTCTGACAGAGTTCATTTGTCAGAAGGCCGGGGCGGAACTGAGTGGCGCCCGCATCCGGGTTTCAAGCAAAACCGCTTGAATAGGATGGAATTTTTTTGAAACGGAACTTCTTTATTTTGAGGCGGTTTTGCCATAGCCTGCATGATTCTGGCAGATGCTTTCTTGCCCAAGGGACGGAAAGGCAACCGACAGATTCTTCAATATGAACGTGAGACATGCAGGCTAGCCGGTTTTAAACATGAAAACGCTTCGTAATCTTTGGGTGATAAAAGTAGGCAGCGGATTGGTGACCAACCGCCGCGGCGGTGTGGACCAGCGGCAGATCCAGGCCCTGGCCTCGCAAATCGCGCGCCTGCGGAAACTGGACTGCCCGGTGATCATGGTTTCATCGGGCGCCATCAGCGCGGGCATGTCCGTGTTGGGCTTGAAAAAACGCCCCTCCGAACGCCACGCCATGCAGGCGTGCGCAACCATCGGCCAGCCGAAATTGATGGAGGCTTATGACAAGGCGTTCCGGAAACACGGCATGTGCGTCGCCCAGATTCTGGTGACCAGTTGGGACATCGACAGCCGCAAGGTTTGCGCCAACACCCAGGCCACGCTCAAGCATCTGATCGGCCTGGGCCATTGCGTGCCTATTTTCAACGAGAACGATGCGCTCTCATTCGAGGAAATCGAAATGCTCAACCGGTTTGGCGATAACGATAAGTTATCCGGCCATGTGGCCGCGCTCAGCGGAGCCGGGCGGCTGGTCATTTTGTCCAGCATCGACGGATTGCGCACCAACCCGGACGGGACAGGCAAGCTCATCCGGCGCGTCAAGGAAATCGACGGGCGGATCCAGAGTTACGCCGGCCAGACGCGCAGCGAACGGTCGGTGGGAGGCATGATCTCCAAACTGGAAACCGCGCGGCGCATGCTGGAACTGAAAATCCCCATGGTCATTGCGGACGGACGGGAAAAGGATATCCTTTTAAAAATCCACAGGAAGGCCGATGTGGGCACCTGGTTTGTTCCATGAACGATTTAAAATCACAGATTGAGTCCTTGGGGCCTCCCGTCCGAAAGGCGGCCCGCCGGTTGGCGGCAGCCGGAACAGCCCAAAAAAATCTTTTGCTGGAGGCCATTGCCGAAAAGCTGGGGTCGGAGCAGAAGGGCATTCTTGAGGCGAACCAAAAGGATTTGGAAAACGGTCGAAAAGCCGGTCTTAACAAGGCCATGCTTGACCGGCTGGAATTGAATGCCAAGCGGATTG
This region of Candidatus Methylacidiphilales bacterium genomic DNA includes:
- the proB gene encoding glutamate 5-kinase produces the protein MKTLRNLWVIKVGSGLVTNRRGGVDQRQIQALASQIARLRKLDCPVIMVSSGAISAGMSVLGLKKRPSERHAMQACATIGQPKLMEAYDKAFRKHGMCVAQILVTSWDIDSRKVCANTQATLKHLIGLGHCVPIFNENDALSFEEIEMLNRFGDNDKLSGHVAALSGAGRLVILSSIDGLRTNPDGTGKLIRRVKEIDGRIQSYAGQTRSERSVGGMISKLETARRMLELKIPMVIADGREKDILLKIHRKADVGTWFVP